GGACAAGCTGATCGACCAGAAGAACGAGCTTCAGAGCCGCATCGAGGAGTTCCGCACCAAGAAGGAGACGATGAAGGCCCGCCACGAGGCCGCGAAGGCGAGCTCGACGGTGTCCGAAGCGATAACGGCCACCGGCGAGGAGTTCGAGGACGTCGGTCGAGCGATCGAGCGCGCCGAGGAGCAGACCGAAGACATGGAGGCCCGAGCCGCCGCGATGGACGAACTCCACGAGTCCGGCGCGTTCGATGACGTCCTCTCGGACAAGGACGACATCGACCGCGAGCTCGAGCAACTGGAGACCGACAGCGGCGTCGAGGCCGAACTCGAGACGTTGAAATCCGAGATGGGAGAGGGAAGCAGCGAGACCGACGCTGAACCGGCCAGCGACGTGGAGGGCGAGGTCGACGAGGAGGAACTCGCGGAGATGGAATCGGAGGTCGACGACAGCGAAGTCGAGGCCGAACTCGCGGAGCTGCAGGACGAGGAGAACGCCTGAGTTCGCCGTCGGAAGCGCCCGATAACGAAGCGAGCGGTGACCGGTCCCTGTCGGATCCCGCGCGATCGTTTTCTCGCAGTGGACGGTGGGGTAACGACTACCACAGTCGACGTTGAACGCCGAGTATGGCCACGGATACGGAGGTCGATACGGACGCGTTCGACGAGATTTCGCTGACCAACCAAGTCGTCTTACTCGGCGTCGCCGAACTGCAGCGACGCGGCGAGACGCCGGTCCAGACCCACGTGCTGCGACGCGTCTGCAGGACGCAACTCGAGGGCGTCGACGTGGGTGTCATCGGGACGCTCACCGAGGCGGACGTGATGCGATCGCTCTACCGACTCGAGGACGAGGGGTTCGTCGAGGAGATCGAAACCGAAGGGACGTCGCCCACCGGGAAGGGTCGCCCCGCGTACGCGCTCGACGTCGACCCCGAAATCGTCGAGGAGGGCGTCGCCGACGAACTCCTCGAGCCCACCGACTGAGGGGAGCGGATGCCGGATCGACGGCCGGGGAGGCGCTAGGACGGCGTGCCCAACACCGCGATGTCGTAGTCGGCGACGTCCGACGGCGCCTCGAGGACGACCACCTGAAACTCCCAGATGTCGCCGCCCTCGAGATCGCCCGTCGTGGCCAGATACCGACCGATCACGTTGCCGGCGTCGTTGTAGATCCGAGTTCGGACTTCGACGACCTGGATCCGATCGTCGCCCGTGTTCTCGACGGTGCCCTGGACGGTCGAGCCGAGATAGCCGTCCTCGACGACGAACTCGTGATCGGTCAGCGAGAGCGGGTCCAGCGGCGTTACCGACTGCGAGGGCTGCTGATTGGCGAGCGCCGCCGCCGCGGACATCTCCGTCGCCGTCCGATTAGTGGCGTTGCTGGCGTTGATCTCGACGCCGTTGCCGTCCTCGTAGGAGGGTTCGCCGCCGAGGTCCCCGCCGCCAGTACAGCCGGCGGCCGCGGCCGAGACGCCCGCACCGACCGCCGCGAGGAGGCGGCGTCGGCTCGTCGACTCCCGCCGGGTCATCGTCCTCGCGTCCCCCTCCGCGAGTGGGTTCCGTCACCGAGCATGTATCCGATCGACACCGCCGACGCATTTCAGTGTAGCCCCTGAAGGGGCAATTCTCGAGACCGACGGTTCGCTCGATCGACGTGTCGGTACCGAAGACGGTTCGGGACGTTCGCGTGCGCTCTCGTGGTCACCGCCCCGGTTCGGGCGCGGTGCCGGCGGTGTGCAACGCAGGGCCTTATTGTCGGGTCCGTGGAACGTAGCGCCATCTATGAGCGCCGAGACCGACGAGACGTTCGAGTCGTACGGGGCCGACGTCGGCGCGGGATCCGGCCCGCTGTCCCGGTTTCGAGAGTGGTTCGTCGTCGAGGGGAACCGCGTCGTCGTCGCGGCCCTCCTGGCGGCCGTCGTCCTCGCGTTGCTGCTCGCCCTTCGCTGGACCGGAATCATCGCGTTCGTCGAACCCAACTCGGTGACGCGCGTGGCCAGCGGCATGATCGCGGGGACGTTCTCGCTGGTGACGCTGGTCGTCTCGGTCAACCAGCTCATCCTCTCCCAGGAGTTCAGCGCGGCCGGCAAGGCGCGCGAACGACTTCAGGGGGTCGTGGAGTTCCGGCGGGACGTGGCCGACGACGCGGCCGTTCCCGCGACCCCGGCCGCGCCCACGAGAGTGCTCGAGTTGCTCGTCGAGTCGATCCGCAATGACGCCGCCGCTCTCGGCGACGCCGTCGCGGACCACGACGAAGCGATCCGCGAGACGGTCGCGGGGTACACGAACGACGTCCACCAGCGGACCGAGGATATCGAGCAGGTGCTCGAGCACGCGGAGTTCGGATCGTTCTCCGCCGTCTCCGCGGCGATCAACTACAACGAGGCCTGGCACCTGTACGCCGCGACCCACCTGCAAAACGAGTACGCCGACTCGCTGTCGCCGGCGGCCGCGGAGTCCCTCGAGGACCTGATCGAGTCCCTGAAACTGTTCAACGTGGCCCGCGAGCAGTTCAAGACGACGTATCTGCAGCGGGAACTCACCCGATTCTCGCAGCTGACGATCTACGCGGGGGTGCCGTCGATTCTGGCGGCGATCCTCATCGGCCTCCTCTACGCCGATTTCACCGGACCGAGTATCAGCACCGCCGTCATGCCGTACGTCGTGATCGGCCTGATTACGGTCGGCCTCTCGCCGCTGTTTCTCCTCGTGGTCTACATCCTTCGGACCGCGACCGTCACGCGCCGGACCGCCTCGGTCGGGCCGATGATCCCCCAGAAGGATCCCGACGAGGGACCGTTCGACGTCTCCTACGGCGAGGACTCCTGACTGGCGTCCCGTCTCACGGCGGACGAAGACGTCACTCCCAGCCGACGTCCTCGCCTCTGTCGGTCTCCCGGAGGATGAACGGCCCGATCGCGAGCGTCCACTTCGCGACGGTAACGATCCGGAGAATGTACGACAGGAAGATCGCGAACGGCGTCACGCCGACGGCGAAGGCGAGGGCGACGAACAGCAGCCCCTGATCGATCCCCGCGATCACTCCGGCCACGTCGCCGACCTCGAAGACGAGGATCATGTACGCCGACACCGCCAGCGCCGGCAGGGAGAGGTACGCCAGCGACCGCGAGAGGGTGATGATCTCCCACCGGAAGTACAGCGTCTTGAAGTGCTCGCGGGCGGGGCCGAAAAAGCTGAGGACCTCGAGCAACTCGTCGAGTTGCTCGTCGATAGCGTCGGGAAGCGCCTCCTCGTGGTGGTTCCGTACCCGGTTTCCGGTGTAGATCTTCCAGGAGTAGTTGTACTCCAGCGCGGCCTTGACGACCTCGAACCGACCGAACTGTTTGCCCTCGAGGTTGTCGGCGACCCGCTCGGCGTCGGCGGCGATCCCCTCGGCGTACTCGCGGACGTCCTCGCGAGCCGCCTCGTCGAGGTCGGGGTCGGACTCGAGCGCGTCGAGGAGTTCGTCGGCCCGATCGCCGGTCGCCTCGACGAGCCCGCGGAGGAACGCGGAGGGTTCCGGCGGGCTGGTAGTTCGGTCGACGGCGTCTTCGGTGTCTCGGCGGAACTCCATCGCGCCGGCCATGCGCTCGCGCTGATCGGCGACGGGGCCGAGTTCCTCGGCGAGGACGAACTGGTTGAACGTCAACACGAGCGTGACGCCCATGATGATCCCGATGATAGTCGGGGTGAACGTCGACGCGATCGGCGCGGGGTTGAACAGCTTCGCGATGGAGCCCGGGCCGAACGTGCCGAGAACGACGAGGAGCGTGTAGGAAACGGCGAGCATCACGCCGGCGACGAGAGCGCGATTCCCCTCGACCAGAAACCACAGCATCGCTCGGCCGCCACGAACGCGGTCGACCATCGTGTTCGACGTCTCCTCGCTCGCACTGCCGTCGGACTCGCTCATGCGGCCCGTCGTACCATGGCCCCGCCTACAAGCCTTTGGCCGTCACCGGCGGCTCCGCAGCCGACGGGGTTGCTTTCGCCCGGATGACTATTTTACCCGCCGGCGTCGTCCCTTCGTCACAGTCAATGAGCGATTCGGACTCGAGCGGCGTGTTGGGGCAACGGGCCGGCGTCGGCGGCCCGCGACTGTGGGTGTTGCTCCGCCTGAACCGCTGGCTCTTCGTGGCGGCCGTGTCGGTGATCGTGTTCGGCGTGCTCGTCGGGACGAGTCTGTTCGGGCTCGCGCCCCACCGGATGATCGTCGAACAGCACAACGGGACGTTCTGGATCTTCTCGGGCTTTATCGGCGCGATCATCACGGGCACGTCGATCGTCGTCACGATCAACCAGCTGGTGCTCTCCCAGGAGCTCGGCGCGGTCGGCGAACAGCGGGATCGGATGCAGGACGCGATGGAGTTCCGCCAGGACATCGAGGACTCCCTCGAGAAGGAGGACGTGACGCCGCCCGAACCCGCGGCCTTCCTCTACGAACTCGTCGACGGCGTCGAAGAGGAAGCGAACGACCTCGAGGAAACGGTGACCGACGACCACGGGGACGAGCTCCAGGAGAAGATCGACGACTACGTCGACGACATAGTCGAAAACGCACAGGTCGTCAAGGACGACCTCGAGGACGCCCAGTTCGGGACCTTCGACGTGATCTGGAACGCGCTGAACTTCAACTATTCCCGGAAGATCTACGACGCGCGCAAGCTCCGCGCGGATCACGGCGACGAGCTATCGGACGAGGCCGACGACGAACTCGACGAGATGATCGAGATTCTGAAGTTCTTCGGACCGGCCAGAGAGCACTTCAAGACGCTGTACTTTCAGTGGGAACTGATCAATCTCTCGCGGGCGCTGCTGTACATCTCGGTACCCGCGCTCACGGCCATGGGGCTGCTGATGATGTACGTCGACGGCACCACGTTCCCCGGCACGTTCCTGGGGATCGACACCCTCGTCTGGGTGACCAGCGCGGGCTTCGTGGTCGGCGTCGCGCCCTTCGTCGTCTTCATCGTCTACATCCTGCGGATCGCCACCGTCGCGAAGCGGACGCTCGCGATGGGGCCGTTCATCCTCCGGGAGTCCCAGCGGGACGAGGACCTGGGCTGAGTCGATCGATCCCCCGATCGGTCACCGACGTCTGCCGTAGCTATTTCCCAGCGGGGCTGGTATCGTCCGGATCGAGCGATGAGCGGCGACGGCACCCAGCCCAGCGACACGATGGCCGAGCGAAGCGAGTCACTGACGTTGAAGCACGCGCTCCTGTTGAACGCGAACCGGTGGCTCGTCACCGCAGGGCTCATGCTGTTCGTCTTCGTCGGATTGGTGATCTTCGGCGGGGTCAGCCCCGTCTCGCTGCGGGCGCTGATGGGGATCAAGGACCCGACCGGAACGCTCTTTCAGGCGTTGACGACCGCGCTGATCACCGGCGTCACGCTCGTGGTGACGATCAACTCGCTGGTGCTCTCACAGGAGCTCGGCGCCGTCGAGGACCAGCGCGAACGGCTCGACGGCGCCCTCGAGTTCCGAACGGACGTCGAGAGTTCGATCGACGCGCCGATCAGTCCGCCGGAGCCGGCGTCGTTCGTCCAGGCGATCATCGCGGCCTCCGAGGAGCGAGCGGTCGACTTCCGCGAGGCCGTTTCGGAGAGCCAAGACGACGAACTCAGAGAGCGCGTCGACGACTTCGTCGACAACGTCACGACCCACGCCGACTCGATCCGTGACGACCTCGAGACGGCCCAGTTCGGCACCTACGAGGTGGTGAAAGCCGCGCTCGACTACAACTACTCCTGGAAGATCTTCCGGGCCCGCCGGATCAAGAACTCGCACGCCGATTCCTTCACCGACGAGGCCAACGAGGCCTACGACGACCTCCTCGAGTCGCTGAAGCTGTTCGGCCTCGCCCGCGAGCACTTCAAGACGCTGTACTTCCAGTGGGAGCTGATCAACCTCTCACGGGCGATGATGTACGTCGCCGTTCCCGCGCTGGTCGTCACGATGGGAATGTTGCTCTTTTTCGACGCCGACGCCGTGGTCGGGACCTACTTCGGGGTCGACGCGCTCGTCTGGATCGTCGCGGCGGCCGCGACCGTCGCCGTCACCCCGTTCCTGCTGTTGATCGCCTTCATCCTGCGGATCGCGACGATGGCGAAGCGGACGCTGGCGATCGGCCCGTTCATCCTGCGGGACTCGAGTCGCGGCGAGGAGATCGACTGGGAGTGAGACCGCGCTCCGACAGCCTCGACGAGGAGCGCTCGCCGCGCCGGGCTTCTTGTATCTCGCCGTCGAAGAACCGGCTATGGCGAGCGCTGCCACTGATACGGTTCGCGTCTGGCTCGTCGAGCGAACCTATTCCGACGACGAACAGAACCTGATTATCCTCACCTACGCGACGACCGACGGCGAGCGCTACTTCCGGAAGGAGCGCGCGCTCACCTCGTTTACGGACGTTCGCGACACGACCGCGGCCGTCGACGTCGAGTCGGACAATCTCGGCGCGGTCGACGATCCCGACTTGCGAGAACAGTACGCCGCCGAGGCCCGGCGGATGGCCGAGGTTCACGACCCCGACGACGTCATCTGACGACGGGTCGACGGCGGCCGCTCTCGAGACGGTGCGACCGGCTTACAGCGGCGCGCCGACCAGAACCAGCTTCACGCGCTCGTCGCTGCGGTTGAAGATCTGGCGGGTCTCCTCGGGGTCGAGGCGGATCGCGTCGTCCTCCTCGAGGGTGACCGTCTCGTCCCGGTCGGTCAGTTCGACCTCGGCGGTGCCGCTGACCACGTAGTAGATCTCCTCCTGACCGCGGTCGGCCTCGTCGTGTTCCATCCCCTTGCCGTCGGGCTCGAGCTCGAGGACGGAGATGCCGACGTGGTCGCTGTCGAGTTCGTCCTTGAGGAACCACATGCCGCCCAACTCCTCGTCGATGACTGACTCCGGATCGGTCTTGCTGGCAGTGTCGTAGCCCATACGTGATCGATCGTCCGTGATCGGTAAATCGATGGGGGAAGCGGAAACCGGACGCGTTCGCGGGAGTCACGGCGCGAGCGCGGTAGTCAGTACAGAAGGCTTATACACCGACTGCAGACATCAAGCGCTATGATGACCTCGAGAGCAGTCGCACGCAGATCCGCATCGTTCTCTCGAACGGGGCGGGGTGGATCGTGACCGACGAGTCCGCGGCCAGCGTCGATCGCCGGACCGTCCTCGGCGCGCTCGCCGGCGTCGGCGGACTGACCGTCGCCGGGTGTTCGGCGTTGACGCGAGAGAGCGACGGGCAGACCAGTCGGTTGGACGACGACGCGGCCAGGGGACTGGCGATTGAGTTCGCCCCGACGCTGTACTTCGACGTCCACGAGCCGTGGTTTCCGACGGATCCGCGGCCGTACGCCAGCGAGCGCGACGGGGAGACCGTCGTCGACGGGTTCGACGCTCTCGACGGCTACCACGAGCGGTACGGCGAGGACGAGCCGCCGGACCCGACGGTGTTCTACCGCGCGGTCGAGTACGAGGGGTCGCCGCTCGTCGCGGTCCAGTTCTGGTTCTACTCGGCGTTCGACCAGTTACGACGAACTTCCACTGGCACGACTGGGAAGTGCTGCACGTCTTCGTCGACACCGAGACCGGCGATCCGCAACTGTACGTCGCCAGTTCGCACTCCCGGAAGGCACCGAACAACGAGTTTTTGGACCCGGATCCGGAGATGATCCCGCGCGTCCTCTCGGAACTCGGTTCGCACTCGAGCGCGCTCTCGGTCAACGACGTTCCCGACAGCTTCCAGCGGGTCGCCATCGACGGTTTGCTGGCGGACATCACGAACGCGGCGATCGACGGCGTCGCGGACCTCGCGGACGTCGAACTGCCGATCGCGTACGGACTCCCCCGGGACGAGGGCTCGCGGCTCCCCTACCTCGTCCCGGAGTACGAGGGCGCCCCGATCTACGAACACGAGCGGTTGCCGTCGGTCACCCGCGAGTCGCTGATCGACGACGACCTGACGATCCGGACGTACGACGCGCTGACGGCGCCGCCGACCGGTCTACCGACCCGCGAGACGGGACTGGTCTTTCGACACCGAGAGCGGGAGGGCGACGCCGACATCGAGTACGACCTCGTCCCGAGCGCGGAGATCGAACACATCGCGGCGTTCACCGGGCCCCAGTTGAGTTTCGAGTTCGACGTCCCCGACGCGGTCGAGGACGCCGTCGCCGGCCACATCACGGCGACGGAGACGCCGTGGGCCCAGCCCCGCTACGAGAACCCGGCCGCGGACATCACCGATCCCAACCACCGGGCGGCGCTGGCCGACCGCTACGACGCCATCGGCGAACCGGCGCCGATCAACACCGTCGCGAGCCGCATCACGGAGGCGGTCACGGCCGACGACGCACCGGAGGACGAGGGGCTGACGACGACGGAGACGGCCGTCGAGGCGGTCGCGCTGCTGGAGAGCGATCCGGAGGCGGTCCCGACGTTCGGCGGCGTCGCTGTCCTGCAGGACGTCCCGGCCGGCGATCACCGACTGACGGTCAACGGCGCCGGTCGCGCGCCGCACAGCGAACGCGTCACCGTTTCGAACGACGGAACGACGGCGGCCGGCGTCGACGGTGAGATTCCGCTCGTCGCCCGCGATCGGGCGACGAAACTCGAGATCGGGGACGAGACGGGAGAGGCGGACCTCTCCGCAGTGGCCGTCGAGGACGACTTCGCCGGCCGGCTGTACGAGTCGGCGGTGGACGGAGGCGACGCGGTCTACGTTCACACCGGCGGCGCCTACACGACCGAGGTTCGCGACAGCGACGACGCTATCGGCGCCTACCGAATCAACCCGTCCCCCGACGCGGCGTCAGCGATCCGCATCGAACGCCCCGAGACCGGCACGGCCTCGCTCTCGTCGTTCGTGGCGGACATCGCCGCGGAAACGAGAGCGTCGGTCGCGGCGGGTCGCGACGGCGATTCGGACGCGGACGGCGATGACGCCACCGCTACCGGTGACGACGATAGCCGTAGTTCGGAGAACGCCGTCAACGGCCTCGAGCGCGCCCTCGAGGCCGTCGTCGACGCCGCGCGAAGAGCCGCCGACGAGGCCCGGGCCGGCGAGCGAGAGACTGCCGACAAGCGGCTCGAAACCGTCACCGAGCGCCTCCAGCGGGTCGAGACGCGGCTCTCAGAAGCGAGCGGCGAGCTGCCGGACCCGCTCTCGAAGGCGGCGCGAAACAGACTCGAGCAGGCCGAGCGACGGACCGAGCAGGCGCGGACCGCCGAGAAGCTCTGAGGTCGGGATCTGTCACCCGACTCCGCGAGAGCGGAGTCGACGACTGTTAGGGGATTCGATCCGTACCGTCACCCGTGATCGAGAGGTGATCCTCGTCATCTGCGGGCCGCCGGGAGCCGGCAAGACCACCATCGCCGGGCGCCTCCGCCGGCGCCTCGAGGCCCGCGACGACCCCGTCCCCGTCCGAATCCACCACTCCGACGACTTCTCGAGACGCACCTACGAGCAGCTGTTCGAGCGGGCCCGCGACGATCCCCGCGAGGCGATCACGATCGTCGACGGCACCTTCTACGAGCGCGAGTGGCAGACGCAGTTCCGGACGCTCGGCTTCCGCGAGGAGATCCGCTTCGTCACCGTTACCGCGAGCCTCGAGACCTGCCTCGAGCGCAATCGGACCCGTGCAGAGCCGATCGAGGAGCAGGGCGTCCACGTGGTCTACCGGGAGTTCGACGCGCCCGAGGACGCCCTCGAGATCGATACCGACGAGGCGAGCGTCGGTGACGCGGTCGATCGGATCGTCGGCGCGCTCGAGTCGTGGAACTGGCTGACCGACCGCGCCGAGTGAGTCCGAACCGAGCACTCGCCTTTCCGAGGAGCGATGCGACCGTTGAAATTTCGCACTCGTAACAGATATATGGAGACGAACCGTCAGTTCGACCGTCTATGTGCCCCCGACTCGCGTCGCTCCGCGAGAGCAAGCCCCTCCGATCGATCGTCGGTACTGTCGTCGTACTCGCTGTATTCGTCGGACTCAGCGGAATGGCGCTCAGAGAGATCGCCCCGGTGTTCGTCGTCTTCGCGTCCACGATGGTCCACGAGATCGCGGACGACATCTACGACCTCCCAGCCGGGACGAACTGGCTCATCTACGGAACCGGACTCGCCGCCGCAGGCGGCTGTCTGGCGTTCCTCTCGAGCGCGTCGCTCGGAGCGGTCATGGTGCTCGCCGGCCTCTGGTTCGTCCTCGACGGCGCGATGACCGTTCGATACGGGCCGGCTCGAACGCGCCACGAGTACGTGACCGATCTCGAGGACGACGCCGGCGAGACGATGCTCCGCATTCAGACGATGCACGTGGTGTCTCAGGCGCTCCGAGACGCTTCCGGTCCCCGAACGGTCGCGGCGCTCGCTACCGAGGTCGATCTCACCGAATCGCGCGTCGAGAGCACGCTCGAGTACTTGGCCCACAAGGGCCGCGTCGAACGGGTCGGGGACCGATATCGCGCGATTCCGCCCCGATGGGGACGACTGACTCCCGTCGTCCGGTTTCTGGGTTGGCTCCCGCGGCGAGTCGGGCGCCCGTTTCGGCGGCTGGCCGCGAGCGCGTCGTGAGATCAGCCCCGTCAGTGACGGCGTAGACGCGCCAACGCGATACTATAACCCTGGAACCAGCGCCGCGAGATCCTCGGGCCGCTGTTCCGGTTGCAGGTCGTCGGGCAGCACGTCCCAGCCGAGTTCGTCGGTCCCGGGTTCGGCGTCGGTCTCGAAGCCGGCTTCGGCGGCCGGCTCCTGCTCGCGGGACTCCGCCGGCGGCGCGTCGTGGGCGTAGACGCTTTCCGGGTGGTCGATCGCCCAGACGTGGAGCATGCAGGGCGTCCGACAGGGGAGGTCGATATCCCCGTCGTCGAAGTCGCGTTCGTAGGCCTGCTTGTAGTACCACCACGCGAACCGTCCGGGGAGGCCGGAGTGATAGTGCCAGGGGGAACAGGGCGTCTCCGGATCCGCGGTGGCGCCGATGGGTGCGTCGTCCGCCGGTTCGGCGTCGCTCGCTTCGCCGCCGTAGACCGCCGGCGGATCGATCTCCTCGCCGTTCCGCGTCGCGACGAACATCACGCCGATCGATCGCCAGGACTCGTCGTCGACCAGCACCGACTCGGGTCGCTCGGGGTCGAGCACCGCGTCGTCCCCGACGTACTCCGGGTTGATCCAGTGGGAGTAGCTGTCGTCCTCCCGCTCGAGCGCGTCGAAGTAGGGCTGGTATCCCGCGTCGACGAGCGCGCCGACGTCGGGGTAGTGCTCCTCGAGGGCCGCTTGCACCCCCGATCGGAGTTCGACCGTCGTCGGGTGGTCGTCCGCACAGCCCTCCATCCCGTCCTCGACGCAGTGGCCCATGTTCGGCTCGAGGGTCGCGTCGGGACAGCGGTCGTCGAACCACGGCGTCCCCGCGGCGTCGCTCCCGCTCGCTCCCGCCGACCCGACACCGATCGTCGAAAACGCGGCCGTCCCCGCCGACGCTCGCAAGAGCGTTCGCCGAGAGACGGTCACGTTATCGTCACCGTCGTACATACCAGCAGTTCTCCACCGACGACCGTTGTAAACCCCCGTTGCCGACCGGCGTGACAGTCGGCGCGCGTGATCGATCAACCGACCGGACGACTACTCGCGAACCGCGCCCGTCCCCGGCCGCTCGAGGCCCGCCAGATCGATCCGACCGCCGG
This portion of the Haloterrigena gelatinilytica genome encodes:
- a CDS encoding helix-turn-helix domain-containing protein, with the translated sequence MCPRLASLRESKPLRSIVGTVVVLAVFVGLSGMALREIAPVFVVFASTMVHEIADDIYDLPAGTNWLIYGTGLAAAGGCLAFLSSASLGAVMVLAGLWFVLDGAMTVRYGPARTRHEYVTDLEDDAGETMLRIQTMHVVSQALRDASGPRTVAALATEVDLTESRVESTLEYLAHKGRVERVGDRYRAIPPRWGRLTPVVRFLGWLPRRVGRPFRRLAASAS
- a CDS encoding cupin domain-containing protein encodes the protein MGYDTASKTDPESVIDEELGGMWFLKDELDSDHVGISVLELEPDGKGMEHDEADRGQEEIYYVVSGTAEVELTDRDETVTLEEDDAIRLDPEETRQIFNRSDERVKLVLVGAPL
- a CDS encoding ATP-binding protein, which codes for MILVICGPPGAGKTTIAGRLRRRLEARDDPVPVRIHHSDDFSRRTYEQLFERARDDPREAITIVDGTFYEREWQTQFRTLGFREEIRFVTVTASLETCLERNRTRAEPIEEQGVHVVYREFDAPEDALEIDTDEASVGDAVDRIVGALESWNWLTDRAE
- a CDS encoding PspA/IM30 family protein, producing the protein MGILSRTSYIIRSKLNSVLNRAEDPTETLDYSYEQMRDQLQDVKRGIADLTTQKKRLEMQKRRLEENVDKHNDQARTAVQQGREDLARRALEKKKTKMNQIEDLERQISNLQSQQDKLIDQKNELQSRIEEFRTKKETMKARHEAAKASSTVSEAITATGEEFEDVGRAIERAEEQTEDMEARAAAMDELHESGAFDDVLSDKDDIDRELEQLETDSGVEAELETLKSEMGEGSSETDAEPASDVEGEVDEEELAEMESEVDDSEVEAELAELQDEENA
- a CDS encoding FxLYD domain-containing protein, which gives rise to MTRRESTSRRRLLAAVGAGVSAAAAGCTGGGDLGGEPSYEDGNGVEINASNATNRTATEMSAAAALANQQPSQSVTPLDPLSLTDHEFVVEDGYLGSTVQGTVENTGDDRIQVVEVRTRIYNDAGNVIGRYLATTGDLEGGDIWEFQVVVLEAPSDVADYDIAVLGTPS